The following proteins are encoded in a genomic region of Streptococcus equi subsp. equi:
- the mlhB_2 gene encoding putative esterase: protein MSIIVILLILAIAVLVIEYGQKRSFSSWLLEKMFDYRKYKLSKKADDYEGIETQRRRRIPYHLDNPEAVLGIPTTEYTIDGMQVFVINDQDSQDQPVIYYLYGSVYLRRPETFHFKTIKHLIHLTNAKLVFPNFEKAPYVTYKEIYPKLAKTYQELCLANGAAKVSIIGDSSGGGMALALAQYLRDTQTAPQPKQLILLSPWLDVSFANQDYKHFEAVEAYLDARRLRDIGELWAGSPEEMRSPYVSPLYGDYHDLPKIVTFVGTKEIFYPDIMTLHERLMEQGHLNQLVIAEQMIHAYAIFPIREARQARKQIAELILKKE, encoded by the coding sequence ATGAGTATCATCGTCATATTGCTTATTTTAGCCATTGCTGTTTTAGTGATTGAGTATGGTCAAAAGCGGTCCTTTTCTAGCTGGCTGCTTGAAAAGATGTTTGATTATCGTAAGTATAAGCTCTCTAAAAAGGCTGATGACTATGAAGGAATTGAGACGCAAAGACGTCGTCGCATTCCCTACCACTTGGATAATCCAGAGGCGGTATTGGGGATTCCCACCACAGAATATACGATTGATGGCATGCAGGTTTTTGTGATCAATGACCAAGATTCTCAGGATCAGCCAGTGATTTACTATCTTTATGGTAGTGTCTATTTGCGTCGACCTGAGACATTTCACTTTAAAACCATTAAGCATTTGATCCATTTAACCAATGCCAAGCTGGTGTTCCCAAATTTTGAGAAGGCGCCTTATGTCACCTATAAGGAGATTTACCCAAAGCTTGCTAAAACTTATCAGGAGCTTTGTCTAGCCAATGGCGCTGCCAAGGTTAGCATTATTGGTGACTCCTCAGGTGGTGGCATGGCCTTAGCCTTGGCGCAATACCTAAGAGATACCCAAACTGCACCACAGCCAAAGCAATTAATCCTGTTATCTCCTTGGTTAGATGTTAGCTTTGCTAATCAGGATTATAAGCATTTTGAAGCAGTAGAGGCTTATTTAGATGCTAGGCGGCTTCGAGACATTGGTGAATTGTGGGCAGGCAGTCCAGAAGAAATGCGGTCTCCGTATGTCAGCCCATTATATGGCGATTATCATGACCTGCCAAAGATTGTCACTTTTGTCGGGACAAAAGAGATTTTTTACCCAGATATTATGACCCTGCATGAGCGCTTGATGGAGCAAGGGCACTTAAATCAGCTCGTTATTGCTGAGCAGATGATTCATGCTTATGCGATCTTCCCGATACGAGAGGCAAGGCAGGCGCGCAAGCAGATTGCCGAGCTGATTTTAAAGAAGGAGTGA
- the dltD gene encoding D-alanyl-lipoteichoic acid biosynthesis protein encodes MLKRLWLILGPLIIAFGLVCLTIFSFPTKLSYSLRQEKSNAVAINDSSFKNGLIKRQALSDPNYCFVPFFGSSEWSRMDSMHPSVLAERYKRSYRPFLIGKRGSASLSQYYGMQQISQEITGKKAVFVVSPQWFTPQGIDPGAVQLYLSNSQVIDFLLKAKASHKESQFAAKRMLDINPGVAKSELLRKISQGKALSRWDIRLLKWQQELSLREESLFSFLGRSTNYEDRILPRVKGLPKTFSYERLSELAARRAKEGTSNNRFGIKNAFYSKRIAPQFPLYKNFQCRNNYTVSPEYNDFQLVLSEFAKRKTEVLFVITPVNQAWANYTGLNQRRYQKAVRKIKHQLTSQGFTRIADFSRNGGDKYFMEDTIHLGWNGWLAFDKEVVPFLEDQTPPSEYQLDPYFLSKDWADRTAGF; translated from the coding sequence ATGCTTAAACGGCTTTGGTTAATCCTAGGTCCTCTAATCATCGCTTTTGGCTTGGTTTGTCTTACCATATTCAGCTTTCCTACTAAGCTTAGCTATTCATTGCGCCAGGAAAAGTCAAATGCAGTGGCAATCAATGATAGCTCCTTTAAAAACGGCTTGATTAAAAGGCAGGCCTTGTCAGATCCTAACTACTGTTTTGTTCCGTTTTTTGGCTCTAGCGAATGGAGTCGCATGGATAGCATGCACCCATCAGTGCTTGCAGAACGCTACAAGCGCTCCTACAGACCGTTTTTAATTGGGAAAAGAGGCTCTGCTTCCTTATCACAATATTACGGCATGCAGCAGATTTCACAGGAAATAACTGGAAAAAAGGCAGTCTTTGTCGTGTCCCCACAATGGTTTACCCCCCAAGGCATTGATCCTGGTGCGGTTCAATTGTATCTATCTAATAGTCAGGTGATTGATTTCCTCTTAAAAGCAAAGGCTAGTCATAAGGAATCACAATTTGCCGCTAAAAGAATGCTGGACATTAATCCGGGAGTTGCTAAATCAGAGCTTTTAAGGAAAATTAGTCAAGGCAAGGCCTTGAGTAGATGGGACATTCGTCTGCTCAAATGGCAGCAGGAGCTGTCCTTAAGAGAGGAGTCCTTGTTTAGCTTCCTTGGTCGTTCAACAAACTATGAGGATAGGATTTTGCCTCGTGTTAAAGGGTTGCCTAAAACCTTTTCTTATGAGCGCTTGAGCGAGCTAGCAGCCAGACGGGCTAAGGAAGGAACTTCAAATAATCGCTTTGGCATCAAAAATGCTTTTTATTCTAAGCGAATTGCACCGCAATTTCCTCTTTATAAGAATTTTCAGTGCCGTAATAATTACACTGTGTCACCTGAGTACAATGATTTTCAGCTGGTATTGTCAGAATTTGCAAAACGTAAAACAGAGGTGCTTTTCGTTATTACACCTGTTAATCAAGCGTGGGCAAATTATACAGGCTTAAACCAGAGGAGGTATCAAAAGGCTGTCAGAAAAATAAAGCATCAGTTAACCTCGCAGGGCTTTACTCGCATTGCTGATTTTTCCAGAAATGGCGGAGACAAGTATTTTATGGAGGATACCATTCACCTTGGCTGGAATGGCTGGCTAGCCTTTGACAAGGAGGTTGTTCCTTTCTTAGAGGATCAAACACCACCATCTGAATACCAACTGGATCCTTACTTCCTATCAAAGGACTGGGCAGATAGAACAGCAGGATTTTAG
- the dltC gene encoding D-alanine--poly(phosphoribitol) ligase subunit 2: MSTKETVIDLFDRLFMEDVSDMMDEDLFDAGVLDSLGTVELIVEIESIFNIKVPISEFGREDWNTANKIIQGIEELQHA; the protein is encoded by the coding sequence ATGTCTACTAAAGAAACTGTAATTGACTTATTTGATCGCTTGTTTATGGAAGACGTATCAGATATGATGGACGAGGATTTGTTTGATGCTGGCGTTCTTGATAGCCTAGGAACGGTTGAGCTGATTGTAGAGATCGAATCTATCTTTAACATTAAGGTGCCAATTTCAGAGTTTGGACGTGAGGACTGGAACACTGCCAATAAAATTATTCAGGGCATAGAGGAATTGCAGCATGCTTAA
- the dltB gene encoding D-alanyl transfer protein DltB — protein MTTLFHHIPYMEPYGNPIYFVYLIIAFLPVIIGIFKQRRFSTYESFVSLIFILLMFGGEHYQQLLAFLAYLIWQTISVLAYKHYRQKANAAWVFYLSILASLFPLICVKVSLSLTRSFFSFLGISYLTFKSVGMIIEMRDGVLTDFSLKDFLRFMIFFPTFSSGPIDRFRRFQEAYTKLPSRDVYLDMLNKAVMYLMLGFLYKHIISYCLGGLLLPLAENKALTVGGYFNKETIYVMYLYGLNLFFDFAGYSMFAIGLSYLLGIKTPENFNKPFLSPNLKEFWNRWHMSLSFWFRDFVFMRLVHLLIKHKTFKNRNVTSGFAYLINMLVMGLWHGLTWYYIAYGLFHGIGLIVNDAWLRKKKEINRRRKKQGLKPLFEGKVFHALSIVVTFHVVLFSLLLFSGFLNELWFSRPLR, from the coding sequence ATGACGACCTTGTTTCATCACATACCTTATATGGAGCCTTATGGCAATCCGATTTATTTTGTCTACCTCATCATTGCTTTTCTTCCAGTTATTATTGGGATCTTTAAGCAAAGGCGTTTTTCGACGTATGAAAGCTTTGTCAGCCTGATCTTTATTTTGCTCATGTTTGGTGGAGAGCACTATCAGCAATTGCTTGCCTTTTTAGCCTATCTAATTTGGCAAACCATCAGTGTTTTGGCTTACAAGCACTATCGTCAAAAGGCAAATGCAGCGTGGGTTTTCTATCTTAGCATTTTAGCCAGTCTATTTCCTTTGATTTGTGTGAAGGTAAGCCTCAGTCTAACGAGGTCTTTCTTTAGCTTCTTAGGTATTTCCTATTTAACTTTCAAAAGCGTTGGGATGATCATTGAAATGCGTGATGGGGTTTTGACAGATTTTAGTCTAAAGGATTTTCTACGCTTTATGATTTTCTTTCCGACTTTTTCAAGCGGGCCGATTGATCGCTTCAGAAGGTTTCAAGAGGCTTACACCAAGCTTCCTAGTCGTGATGTTTACCTTGATATGCTCAATAAGGCTGTCATGTATCTCATGCTGGGCTTTCTGTACAAGCATATTATCTCTTATTGCTTGGGTGGGCTGCTATTGCCCCTTGCTGAAAATAAGGCTCTGACTGTAGGTGGCTACTTTAATAAAGAGACGATCTATGTCATGTACCTTTATGGGCTTAATCTCTTTTTTGATTTTGCTGGCTACTCGATGTTTGCGATTGGGTTGTCTTATTTACTGGGGATTAAGACACCTGAAAATTTCAATAAGCCCTTCTTATCACCAAATTTAAAAGAGTTTTGGAACAGATGGCATATGAGCCTATCATTTTGGTTTAGGGATTTTGTTTTTATGCGATTGGTCCATCTATTGATCAAGCACAAGACCTTTAAGAATCGAAATGTGACTTCGGGCTTTGCTTACCTGATCAACATGCTGGTGATGGGACTTTGGCATGGCTTGACGTGGTATTATATTGCTTACGGTCTGTTTCATGGTATTGGCTTGATTGTAAACGACGCTTGGCTTCGTAAGAAAAAGGAAATCAATCGTCGTCGGAAAAAGCAAGGGCTTAAGCCTTTGTTTGAGGGTAAGGTATTTCATGCTTTATCAATCGTGGTCACTTTCCACGTTGTCTTGTTCTCACTTCTGTTATTCTCAGGCTTCTTAAATGAGCTTTGGTTTAGCAGACCGTTACGTTAA
- the dltA gene encoding D-alanine--poly(phosphoribitol) ligase subunit 1 — protein MVNDMIETIEYFAQAQPDFPVYDCLGERRSYGQLKEDSDSIAALIESLKLGEKSPVLVFGAQSYDMLASFVALTKTGHAYIPVDVHSAPERVLSIIEIAQPSLIIAIEELPVSIDAIRVVSLAEIEAAKAAKAAFTMTSPVKGDDNYYIIFTSGTTGQPKGVQISHANLLSFTNWMIEDAEFAIPERPQMLAQPPYSFDLSVMYWAPTLALGGTLFALPKEMVSDFKRLFSTIAELPIGIWTSTPSFADMAMLNDDFCQEKMPRLTHFYFDGEELTVSTARKLFERFPDARIINAYGPTEATVALSAISITKDMIETYTRLPIGYPKPDSPTYIIDEAGNALEPGQQGEIIVTGPAVSKGYLNNPEKTAEAFFTFNGMPAYHTGDLGSFTEDNVLLYGGRLDFQIKYAGYRIELEDVSQQLNQSPLVESAVAVPRYNKEHKVQNLLAYVVLKDGVREQFARDLDITKAIKASVKDHMMAYMMPSKFIYREKLPLTPNGKIDIKFLINEVNHQ, from the coding sequence ATGGTTAACGATATGATTGAAACAATTGAGTATTTTGCACAAGCACAACCGGATTTTCCAGTTTATGATTGCTTGGGAGAGCGCCGTAGCTATGGGCAGCTAAAGGAGGACTCAGATAGTATTGCAGCCCTTATTGAGAGCTTAAAGCTAGGTGAAAAATCACCTGTTTTAGTTTTTGGGGCTCAAAGCTATGACATGCTGGCTTCCTTTGTCGCCTTGACAAAGACAGGTCATGCTTACATTCCTGTTGATGTTCATTCGGCGCCAGAGCGTGTCTTGTCTATTATTGAGATTGCTCAGCCAAGTCTTATCATTGCTATTGAGGAGCTGCCGGTTAGTATTGATGCGATTAGGGTGGTTAGCTTAGCAGAGATAGAGGCAGCTAAAGCAGCCAAGGCAGCCTTTACCATGACCAGTCCTGTCAAGGGAGATGACAATTATTATATTATCTTCACCTCTGGAACGACAGGACAGCCAAAGGGAGTGCAAATTTCGCATGCCAATCTTTTAAGCTTTACCAATTGGATGATTGAGGATGCTGAGTTTGCTATTCCTGAGAGACCACAGATGCTGGCTCAGCCTCCTTATTCCTTTGATTTGTCGGTGATGTATTGGGCGCCGACCTTAGCTTTAGGTGGGACATTGTTTGCTTTACCCAAGGAAATGGTTTCAGATTTTAAGCGCTTGTTTAGCACAATTGCGGAGCTGCCGATAGGGATTTGGACCTCAACACCGTCCTTTGCCGACATGGCAATGCTTAATGATGATTTTTGTCAGGAGAAGATGCCAAGGCTGACCCACTTTTATTTTGATGGGGAGGAGCTGACAGTATCAACTGCAAGAAAGCTATTTGAACGCTTTCCAGACGCACGCATTATCAATGCCTATGGTCCAACAGAGGCAACGGTGGCGTTATCAGCGATTTCAATCACTAAAGATATGATAGAGACTTACACACGCTTGCCGATAGGCTATCCAAAGCCGGATTCGCCTACTTATATCATTGATGAAGCTGGCAATGCTCTGGAGCCGGGGCAACAGGGAGAGATTATTGTAACGGGTCCAGCAGTTTCTAAGGGTTATCTCAACAATCCTGAAAAGACAGCTGAAGCCTTCTTTACCTTTAATGGCATGCCTGCTTATCATACGGGAGATTTAGGATCATTTACTGAGGACAATGTGTTACTTTATGGTGGACGATTAGACTTTCAAATCAAATATGCAGGTTACCGCATCGAATTAGAAGATGTGTCGCAGCAGCTAAACCAATCACCGCTGGTTGAATCAGCAGTAGCAGTACCAAGGTATAACAAAGAGCATAAGGTCCAAAATCTCTTAGCTTATGTTGTCTTGAAGGACGGGGTGAGGGAGCAATTTGCGAGAGATTTGGATATTACCAAAGCCATTAAAGCCTCTGTTAAGGATCATATGATGGCCTATATGATGCCGTCTAAGTTTATTTATCGTGAAAAGCTCCCATTGACACCAAATGGCAAAATCGATATCAAATTCTTGATTAACGAGGTTAATCATCAATGA
- a CDS encoding D-alanyl-lipoteichoic acid biosynthesis protein DltX, with protein MLKNKSRLRAIFVFVGKIALFYVILMLLVYFFGYLGHGQSNFIYNEF; from the coding sequence ATGTTAAAAAACAAGTCAAGACTGCGAGCTATTTTCGTTTTTGTTGGGAAGATAGCGTTGTTTTACGTGATTTTGATGCTGCTCGTTTATTTTTTTGGTTACCTAGGGCATGGTCAAAGTAATTTTATTTATAATGAATTTTAG
- the uvrB gene encoding excinuclease ABC subunit B, whose amino-acid sequence MIDKRDFKAFKLVSKYAPSGDQPQAIETLVDNIEGGEKAQILLGATGTGKTYTMSQVISKVNKPTLVVAHNKTLAGQLYGEFKEFFPENAVEYFVSYYDYYQPEAYVPSSDTYIEKDSSVNDEIDKLRHSATSSLLERNDVIVVASVSCIYGLGSPKEYADSAVSLRPGQEISRDQLLNALVDIQFERNDIDFQRGRFRVRGDVVEVFPASRDEHAFRIEFFGDEIDRIREIESLTGKVLGDADHLVLFPATHFVTNDEHMEQSISKIQAELADQLKLFEAEGKLLEAQRLRQRTEYDIEMLREMGYTNGVENYSRHMDGRSAGEPPYTLLDFFPDDFLIMIDESHMTMGQIKGMYNGDKARKQMLVDYGFRLPSALDNRPLRREEFESHVHQIVYVSATPGDYEMEQTDTIVEQIIRPTGLLDPEVEVRPSMGQMDDLLGEINLRVERGERTFITTLTKKMAEDLTDYLKEMGVKVKYMHSDIKTLERTEIIRDLRLGVFDVLIGINLLREGIDVPEVSLVAILDADKEGFLRNERGLIQTIGRAARNADGHVIMYADRMTDSMQRAIDETARRRAIQMAYNEEHGIIPQTIKKDIRDLISISRAVEAKATEAETNYESMTRSERQEAIKQLQKNMQEAAELLDFELAAQLRDLILELKAMD is encoded by the coding sequence ATGATTGATAAACGTGATTTTAAAGCATTTAAGCTCGTGTCAAAATATGCCCCCTCAGGAGATCAGCCGCAGGCGATTGAGACCTTGGTTGATAACATTGAAGGTGGTGAAAAAGCGCAGATTTTACTAGGAGCAACAGGAACAGGGAAAACCTATACCATGAGTCAGGTGATCAGCAAGGTCAACAAGCCAACGTTAGTGGTTGCTCATAACAAAACCTTGGCCGGTCAATTGTACGGTGAGTTTAAAGAGTTCTTTCCTGAAAATGCTGTCGAGTACTTTGTATCCTACTATGACTATTATCAGCCTGAGGCCTATGTTCCTTCTAGTGATACCTATATTGAAAAAGACAGCTCTGTTAATGATGAGATTGACAAGCTGCGCCATTCGGCCACCTCATCGCTTTTAGAGCGTAATGATGTGATTGTTGTGGCTTCGGTTTCTTGTATTTACGGATTGGGCTCACCAAAGGAATATGCTGATTCAGCTGTTAGCCTGCGTCCTGGGCAGGAGATATCCAGGGATCAGTTGCTCAATGCCCTTGTAGACATTCAGTTTGAACGCAATGACATTGATTTTCAACGTGGACGCTTTCGTGTGCGTGGTGATGTGGTTGAAGTATTTCCAGCCTCAAGAGATGAGCATGCCTTTCGGATTGAGTTTTTCGGTGATGAGATTGATCGGATTCGTGAAATTGAAAGCCTAACGGGTAAAGTATTAGGTGATGCTGATCATTTAGTGCTTTTTCCGGCCACTCACTTTGTGACCAATGATGAGCACATGGAGCAGTCTATTAGCAAGATTCAGGCAGAATTAGCAGACCAGCTTAAGCTATTTGAAGCAGAAGGCAAATTGCTAGAGGCTCAGCGCCTGCGTCAAAGGACAGAATACGATATTGAAATGCTACGTGAAATGGGCTACACCAATGGGGTTGAAAATTACTCACGTCACATGGACGGGCGTTCGGCAGGAGAGCCTCCTTATACCCTGTTAGATTTCTTTCCGGATGATTTTCTTATCATGATTGACGAGAGTCACATGACCATGGGACAAATTAAAGGCATGTACAATGGAGACAAGGCTAGAAAGCAAATGCTTGTGGATTATGGCTTTCGTCTTCCGTCTGCCTTAGACAATCGTCCGCTTCGTCGGGAGGAGTTTGAAAGTCATGTGCACCAGATTGTCTATGTCTCAGCAACGCCTGGAGATTACGAGATGGAGCAGACTGATACGATTGTGGAGCAGATTATCAGACCGACAGGTCTGCTTGATCCGGAGGTTGAAGTCCGGCCAAGCATGGGACAAATGGACGACTTGCTTGGCGAGATTAACCTGAGGGTTGAACGAGGTGAGCGCACCTTTATCACAACCTTAACCAAGAAAATGGCGGAGGATTTGACCGACTACCTCAAGGAAATGGGTGTCAAGGTAAAATACATGCATAGCGACATCAAGACATTAGAGCGTACAGAAATTATTCGCGACCTTCGTTTAGGCGTTTTTGATGTCTTGATTGGTATCAATCTGCTGCGTGAAGGTATTGATGTTCCGGAGGTTAGCCTTGTTGCTATTCTTGATGCGGATAAGGAAGGCTTCCTAAGAAATGAACGAGGTTTGATTCAGACGATTGGTCGAGCTGCCAGAAATGCTGATGGTCATGTGATTATGTATGCTGATCGTATGACGGATTCCATGCAGCGCGCTATAGATGAAACTGCTCGTCGTCGTGCCATACAGATGGCATATAATGAAGAGCATGGGATTATTCCGCAAACCATTAAAAAAGATATTCGTGATTTAATCAGTATTTCCAGAGCAGTTGAAGCAAAAGCAACAGAAGCAGAGACAAATTATGAGTCAATGACGCGGTCTGAAAGACAAGAAGCTATTAAGCAATTGCAAAAAAACATGCAGGAAGCAGCAGAGCTGCTGGATTTTGAATTAGCAGCACAGCTTCGTGACCTGATCTTAGAGTTAAAAGCAATGGATTAA
- the glnP_1 gene encoding glutamine ABC transporter, glutamine-binding protein/permease protein, with the protein MKNTLKAWMLAMLSVVLMTAGIASAETIDIVSDTAYAPFEFKDSDQVYKGIDVDIINEVAKRKGWNINMTFPGFDAAVNAIQSGQADALMAGTTITAARQKVFHFSDPYYDTKIVIATRKANPIKKYSELKGKTVGVKNGTAAQAFLDKYKKSYGYTVKTFDTGDLMYNSLATGSIDAVMDDEPVIQYAINQKQDLAINMKGEAIGSFGFAVKKGSGYDYLIDDFNEALGAMKADGTYQAIMTKWLGSNDKVTAGKATGDASAKATPLKPVYKIVADSSFAPFEFQIGSGEYVGIDMDLIKAIAKQQGFTIEISNPGFDAALNAVQAGQADAVIAGMSITPARREIFDFSDSYYTSNIRLGVKSGSSIKSYKDLKGKIVGAKKGTASYDFLESNKDIYGYRLKAFDEASSMYDSLNSGSIDGLMDDEAILRYAIQRGHKLDIPIKGEPSGEYGFAVKKGANPELIEMFNNGLAALKASGKYDAIISRYLDSEASVKTADESTIYGLLANNYKQLLAGLGTTLGLTLISFAIALVIGIVFGMMAVSPSKNLRMASTIFVDVVRGIPLMIVAAFIFWGVPNLIESMTGHQSPINDFVAATIALSLNGGAYIAEIVRGGIEAVPAGQMEASRSLGLSYHTTMRRIILPQAIKLMLPNFINQFVISLKDTTIVSAIGLVELFQTGKIIIARNYQSFRMYAILAVIYLIMITLLTRLAKRLEKRLN; encoded by the coding sequence ATGAAAAACACATTAAAAGCATGGATGCTTGCAATGCTGTCAGTTGTTTTGATGACTGCTGGGATTGCAAGTGCAGAGACAATTGATATTGTTTCTGATACTGCTTATGCACCGTTTGAATTCAAGGATTCAGATCAGGTGTATAAGGGGATTGATGTTGACATCATCAATGAAGTAGCAAAGCGAAAGGGTTGGAATATCAATATGACATTCCCTGGCTTTGATGCTGCTGTCAATGCCATTCAGTCTGGTCAAGCTGACGCCCTTATGGCAGGCACCACCATCACTGCTGCTCGTCAAAAGGTCTTCCATTTTTCAGATCCCTATTACGATACAAAAATTGTTATTGCTACAAGAAAGGCTAACCCTATTAAGAAATATAGCGAGCTAAAAGGAAAAACAGTCGGTGTTAAAAATGGAACAGCTGCTCAAGCCTTCTTAGATAAATACAAAAAATCGTATGGTTATACTGTTAAAACATTTGACACAGGTGACCTGATGTACAACAGTCTTGCAACAGGCTCTATTGACGCTGTTATGGACGACGAGCCTGTCATTCAATATGCCATTAACCAAAAGCAGGATCTTGCGATCAACATGAAGGGAGAGGCTATTGGAAGCTTTGGCTTTGCTGTCAAAAAAGGCAGCGGCTATGATTATCTCATTGACGACTTCAATGAAGCCTTAGGCGCTATGAAGGCTGATGGAACCTATCAAGCTATCATGACAAAATGGCTTGGCAGCAATGACAAGGTCACAGCAGGCAAGGCTACTGGCGATGCCTCTGCTAAGGCCACTCCTTTAAAGCCGGTTTATAAAATCGTGGCTGACTCCTCCTTTGCTCCCTTTGAATTTCAAATTGGCAGCGGAGAATATGTCGGTATTGATATGGACCTCATCAAGGCAATTGCTAAGCAGCAAGGCTTTACCATTGAGATCAGCAATCCTGGCTTTGACGCTGCTTTAAATGCTGTTCAAGCTGGTCAGGCTGACGCTGTTATTGCAGGTATGTCTATCACACCTGCACGTCGTGAGATTTTTGATTTTTCAGATTCCTACTACACATCAAACATTCGCCTTGGGGTCAAATCCGGAAGCTCTATCAAATCATACAAGGACCTCAAGGGTAAAATAGTCGGTGCCAAAAAAGGAACAGCCTCCTATGATTTCCTTGAAAGCAACAAGGATATTTATGGTTACCGTCTAAAAGCCTTTGATGAGGCCTCCTCAATGTACGATAGCTTAAATTCTGGTTCTATTGACGGGCTTATGGATGATGAAGCTATTTTAAGGTACGCTATTCAGCGAGGCCACAAGCTTGATATTCCTATCAAGGGAGAGCCTTCTGGTGAGTATGGTTTTGCTGTTAAAAAAGGAGCCAACCCTGAGCTCATCGAAATGTTTAACAACGGTTTGGCTGCTCTTAAAGCATCAGGAAAATACGACGCCATCATCAGCAGATACCTTGATTCAGAGGCATCTGTCAAAACAGCCGATGAGTCAACTATTTATGGACTTTTAGCTAATAACTACAAGCAATTATTGGCTGGGCTTGGAACAACCCTTGGTCTGACACTCATCTCCTTTGCCATTGCTTTGGTTATTGGTATTGTTTTTGGAATGATGGCTGTATCCCCATCAAAGAACCTGCGCATGGCTTCTACTATCTTTGTTGATGTGGTGCGTGGTATCCCCTTGATGATTGTTGCTGCCTTTATCTTCTGGGGAGTGCCAAACCTCATTGAAAGCATGACTGGGCATCAATCACCGATTAACGATTTTGTAGCTGCTACTATTGCACTTTCGCTAAATGGTGGAGCCTATATTGCCGAAATTGTTCGTGGGGGTATCGAGGCTGTGCCGGCAGGTCAAATGGAGGCTAGTCGCAGCTTGGGCTTGTCATATCACACAACAATGCGAAGGATTATCCTTCCTCAGGCCATTAAGCTAATGCTGCCAAACTTCATCAATCAGTTTGTCATTTCCTTGAAGGATACGACCATAGTCTCAGCGATCGGTTTAGTGGAGCTCTTCCAAACAGGGAAAATCATTATCGCTAGAAACTATCAATCCTTCCGCATGTATGCTATCCTAGCAGTTATCTACTTGATTATGATTACACTCTTAACAAGGCTTGCAAAACGTTTAGAAAAGAGGCTTAACTAA
- the artM_4 gene encoding glutamine transport ATP-binding protein GlnQ, translating into MAELKIDVQDLHKSYGQNEVLKGINAKFYEGDVVCIIGPSGSGKSTFLRTLNLLESITSGKVVVDGFELSDPNTNIDKARENIGMVFQHFNLFPHMTVLDNITFAPVELGKVSKEAAKEKGLALLEKVGLADKADAFPGSLSGGQKQRVAIARSLAMNPDIMLFDEPTSALDPEMVGDVLNVMKDLAEQGMTMLIVTHEMGFARQVANRVIFTDGGQFLEDGTPEEIFDHPKHPRLIEFLDKVLNV; encoded by the coding sequence ATGGCAGAATTAAAAATTGATGTTCAAGATTTACACAAATCCTATGGGCAAAATGAGGTCTTAAAAGGCATTAATGCTAAATTTTACGAGGGTGATGTCGTTTGTATTATCGGGCCATCTGGCTCTGGAAAATCAACCTTCCTGCGCACCCTCAATCTCCTTGAATCCATTACTAGTGGTAAGGTTGTGGTTGATGGCTTTGAACTTTCAGATCCTAATACCAATATTGATAAGGCTCGTGAAAATATCGGCATGGTGTTTCAGCACTTCAATCTCTTTCCACATATGACAGTCCTTGATAACATTACCTTTGCACCAGTTGAGCTTGGAAAGGTCTCAAAGGAGGCGGCTAAGGAAAAGGGACTTGCTCTTCTAGAGAAGGTCGGTCTAGCTGATAAGGCTGACGCTTTCCCAGGAAGTCTATCAGGTGGTCAAAAGCAGCGTGTTGCAATTGCAAGAAGTCTTGCCATGAACCCTGATATCATGCTCTTTGATGAGCCTACCTCTGCTCTTGACCCTGAGATGGTTGGAGACGTCTTAAACGTTATGAAAGACCTAGCAGAGCAGGGCATGACCATGCTGATTGTGACACATGAAATGGGCTTTGCTCGTCAAGTGGCTAATCGTGTGATCTTTACAGACGGCGGCCAATTCCTAGAGGACGGTACTCCAGAGGAAATCTTTGATCACCCTAAGCACCCACGCTTAATTGAATTTTTAGATAAGGTCTTAAATGTTTAA